In the Wyeomyia smithii strain HCP4-BCI-WySm-NY-G18 chromosome 2, ASM2978416v1, whole genome shotgun sequence genome, one interval contains:
- the LOC129721905 gene encoding kelch-like protein 28 isoform X3, whose translation MDDDQPDFSQRFNDMRRRNHLVDCSFKVDDKIYYSHKLILSAASPVFEAMFYGSLAEKQTVKIADIRSCVFERLLDFIYVGSINFDGVLQIEEILELYYCAQKYMIDSLHKQCVNYFGKNIKPNNVLKILDIAYRMNLEDIIFSCLCVLKHFLSSGMSLSNIILESNHHLSKSCVDLILEDNYEVKDNVICMIRAWCITECEQNRLEMNSDSLKTVLQDIELPDKLKDTIVDCSFTNFQPVTTGEKYSWTPIQRIHYKAVRPLIIGDEMCFEAGISCNRFVVLKSLSINSRLTPQLKQNELRRDTYTENIAVEICSKFSNKIEPIFRKQHLICDVPFNINLEINLHNQIVLFPDIVYVVRLKWGPESLGYEYPRGILSSYGKCKQFRINFCESIYLETEGSILNGIICDLYK comes from the coding sequence ATGGATGACGATCAGCCGGATTTCAGCCAGCGCTTCAACGATATGCGACGTCGGAATCATCTCGTCGACTGTTCGTTTAAAGTGGACGACAAGATATATTACAGCCACAAGTTGATCCTCTCAGCGGCTAGTCCTGTATTTGAGGCCATGTTTTATGGTTCGCTGGCTGAAAAACAGACTGTGAAGATAGCGGATATCCGATCTTGTGTGTTTGAGCGCTTGCTGGATTTTATCTACGTTGGGTCGATTAATTTCGATGGCGTACTTCAAATTGAAGAAATTTTGGAGCTTTATTACTGTGCCCAAAAGTACATGATTGATAGTCTACATAAGCAGTGTGTGAACTACTTTGGTAAAAATATCAAACCCAACAATGTGCTGAAGATCCTCGACATTGCTTACCGAATGAACCTGGAAGACATTATTTTCTCATGTTTGTGCGTCCTGAAGCACTTTCTCTCGTCCGGTATGAGTTTGAGCAATATCATCTTGGAGAGTAACCATCACCTGTCCAAGAGTTGTGTTGATTTAATTCTCGAAGATAATTACGAAGTTAAGGACAATGTGATCTGTATGATACGTGCCTGGTGCATAACTGAGTGCGAACAAAACCGACTCGAAATGAACAGCGATAGTTTGAAAACAGTCCTGCAGGATATTGAGCTACCGGACAAACTCAAGGACACCATCGTAGATTGTAGCTTCACGAACTTCCAGCCGGTGACCACCGGGGAAAAGTACAGCTGGACGCCAATACAGCGGATTCACTACAAAGCAGTCCGGCCGCTGATTATAGGAGACGAAATGTGCTTTGAGGCTGGTATTTCCTGTAACCGTTTTGTGGTGCTGAAATCATTGTCAATCAACAGTCGGCTGACTCCGCAGCTAAAACAGAACGAGCTTCGGCGTGACACTTACACCGAAAACATTGCCGTGGAGATCTGCTCCAAGTTTAGCAACAAAATAGAGCCAATCTTCCGAAAGCAACATTTAATTTGTGATGTTCCATTCAACATCAATTTGGAGATTAATTTGCACAATCAGATCGTCCTCTTCCCAGACATCGTATACGTGGTGCGTCTGAAGTGGGGCCCGGAAAGTCTGGGCTATGAGTATCCTCGAGGTATTTTATCTTCGTATGGAAAGTGCAAACAATTTAGGATTAATTTTTGCGAGAGCATCTATCTTGAAACCGAAGGTAGCATTTTGAATGGAATTATTTGTGATCTATATAAGTAG
- the LOC129721905 gene encoding kelch-like protein 28 isoform X1, with amino-acid sequence MLVKIFKLVGTVFVPQVDADSDKMDDDQPDFSQRFNDMRRRNHLVDCSFKVDDKIYYSHKLILSAASPVFEAMFYGSLAEKQTVKIADIRSCVFERLLDFIYVGSINFDGVLQIEEILELYYCAQKYMIDSLHKQCVNYFGKNIKPNNVLKILDIAYRMNLEDIIFSCLCVLKHFLSSGMSLSNIILESNHHLSKSCVDLILEDNYEVKDNVICMIRAWCITECEQNRLEMNSDSLKTVLQDIELPDKLKDTIVDCSFTNFQPVTTGEKYSWTPIQRIHYKAVRPLIIGDEMCFEAGISCNRFVVLKSLSINSRLTPQLKQNELRRDTYTENIAVEICSKFSNKIEPIFRKQHLICDVPFNINLEINLHNQIVLFPDIVYVVRLKWGPESLGYEYPRGILSSYGKCKQFRINFCESIYLETEGSILNGIICDLYK; translated from the coding sequence GTTGACGCCGACTCGGACAAGATGGATGACGATCAGCCGGATTTCAGCCAGCGCTTCAACGATATGCGACGTCGGAATCATCTCGTCGACTGTTCGTTTAAAGTGGACGACAAGATATATTACAGCCACAAGTTGATCCTCTCAGCGGCTAGTCCTGTATTTGAGGCCATGTTTTATGGTTCGCTGGCTGAAAAACAGACTGTGAAGATAGCGGATATCCGATCTTGTGTGTTTGAGCGCTTGCTGGATTTTATCTACGTTGGGTCGATTAATTTCGATGGCGTACTTCAAATTGAAGAAATTTTGGAGCTTTATTACTGTGCCCAAAAGTACATGATTGATAGTCTACATAAGCAGTGTGTGAACTACTTTGGTAAAAATATCAAACCCAACAATGTGCTGAAGATCCTCGACATTGCTTACCGAATGAACCTGGAAGACATTATTTTCTCATGTTTGTGCGTCCTGAAGCACTTTCTCTCGTCCGGTATGAGTTTGAGCAATATCATCTTGGAGAGTAACCATCACCTGTCCAAGAGTTGTGTTGATTTAATTCTCGAAGATAATTACGAAGTTAAGGACAATGTGATCTGTATGATACGTGCCTGGTGCATAACTGAGTGCGAACAAAACCGACTCGAAATGAACAGCGATAGTTTGAAAACAGTCCTGCAGGATATTGAGCTACCGGACAAACTCAAGGACACCATCGTAGATTGTAGCTTCACGAACTTCCAGCCGGTGACCACCGGGGAAAAGTACAGCTGGACGCCAATACAGCGGATTCACTACAAAGCAGTCCGGCCGCTGATTATAGGAGACGAAATGTGCTTTGAGGCTGGTATTTCCTGTAACCGTTTTGTGGTGCTGAAATCATTGTCAATCAACAGTCGGCTGACTCCGCAGCTAAAACAGAACGAGCTTCGGCGTGACACTTACACCGAAAACATTGCCGTGGAGATCTGCTCCAAGTTTAGCAACAAAATAGAGCCAATCTTCCGAAAGCAACATTTAATTTGTGATGTTCCATTCAACATCAATTTGGAGATTAATTTGCACAATCAGATCGTCCTCTTCCCAGACATCGTATACGTGGTGCGTCTGAAGTGGGGCCCGGAAAGTCTGGGCTATGAGTATCCTCGAGGTATTTTATCTTCGTATGGAAAGTGCAAACAATTTAGGATTAATTTTTGCGAGAGCATCTATCTTGAAACCGAAGGTAGCATTTTGAATGGAATTATTTGTGATCTATATAAGTAG
- the LOC129721905 gene encoding kelch-like protein 28 isoform X2, producing the protein MSTKVDADSDKMDDDQPDFSQRFNDMRRRNHLVDCSFKVDDKIYYSHKLILSAASPVFEAMFYGSLAEKQTVKIADIRSCVFERLLDFIYVGSINFDGVLQIEEILELYYCAQKYMIDSLHKQCVNYFGKNIKPNNVLKILDIAYRMNLEDIIFSCLCVLKHFLSSGMSLSNIILESNHHLSKSCVDLILEDNYEVKDNVICMIRAWCITECEQNRLEMNSDSLKTVLQDIELPDKLKDTIVDCSFTNFQPVTTGEKYSWTPIQRIHYKAVRPLIIGDEMCFEAGISCNRFVVLKSLSINSRLTPQLKQNELRRDTYTENIAVEICSKFSNKIEPIFRKQHLICDVPFNINLEINLHNQIVLFPDIVYVVRLKWGPESLGYEYPRGILSSYGKCKQFRINFCESIYLETEGSILNGIICDLYK; encoded by the coding sequence GTTGACGCCGACTCGGACAAGATGGATGACGATCAGCCGGATTTCAGCCAGCGCTTCAACGATATGCGACGTCGGAATCATCTCGTCGACTGTTCGTTTAAAGTGGACGACAAGATATATTACAGCCACAAGTTGATCCTCTCAGCGGCTAGTCCTGTATTTGAGGCCATGTTTTATGGTTCGCTGGCTGAAAAACAGACTGTGAAGATAGCGGATATCCGATCTTGTGTGTTTGAGCGCTTGCTGGATTTTATCTACGTTGGGTCGATTAATTTCGATGGCGTACTTCAAATTGAAGAAATTTTGGAGCTTTATTACTGTGCCCAAAAGTACATGATTGATAGTCTACATAAGCAGTGTGTGAACTACTTTGGTAAAAATATCAAACCCAACAATGTGCTGAAGATCCTCGACATTGCTTACCGAATGAACCTGGAAGACATTATTTTCTCATGTTTGTGCGTCCTGAAGCACTTTCTCTCGTCCGGTATGAGTTTGAGCAATATCATCTTGGAGAGTAACCATCACCTGTCCAAGAGTTGTGTTGATTTAATTCTCGAAGATAATTACGAAGTTAAGGACAATGTGATCTGTATGATACGTGCCTGGTGCATAACTGAGTGCGAACAAAACCGACTCGAAATGAACAGCGATAGTTTGAAAACAGTCCTGCAGGATATTGAGCTACCGGACAAACTCAAGGACACCATCGTAGATTGTAGCTTCACGAACTTCCAGCCGGTGACCACCGGGGAAAAGTACAGCTGGACGCCAATACAGCGGATTCACTACAAAGCAGTCCGGCCGCTGATTATAGGAGACGAAATGTGCTTTGAGGCTGGTATTTCCTGTAACCGTTTTGTGGTGCTGAAATCATTGTCAATCAACAGTCGGCTGACTCCGCAGCTAAAACAGAACGAGCTTCGGCGTGACACTTACACCGAAAACATTGCCGTGGAGATCTGCTCCAAGTTTAGCAACAAAATAGAGCCAATCTTCCGAAAGCAACATTTAATTTGTGATGTTCCATTCAACATCAATTTGGAGATTAATTTGCACAATCAGATCGTCCTCTTCCCAGACATCGTATACGTGGTGCGTCTGAAGTGGGGCCCGGAAAGTCTGGGCTATGAGTATCCTCGAGGTATTTTATCTTCGTATGGAAAGTGCAAACAATTTAGGATTAATTTTTGCGAGAGCATCTATCTTGAAACCGAAGGTAGCATTTTGAATGGAATTATTTGTGATCTATATAAGTAG